The stretch of DNA TTGGAGACCGGGGAGGCGACGTGGAAGACGCCGTGACATCCTTGGAACACGTCGCAGAGGCCGTCGTAGTGAAGCACATTGGCACGGCACAGGGTGAGCCTCTCCTGGGCGCCATCCAGCGCCAGCAAGTGCGCATTCTTGCGGTCAGCTTCACCAACAAATTGAAGCAATCAGTCAAGCAAAGGGATGGAAATGCAAGATAGCTGGATGGACCAATGCTTGCGCCTACAGGGATCCCTGGCGGTTCCCCTGACGTGGTAGCCACGGAGGAGGAGCTCCTTCACCACCCAAGAGCCGATGAAGCTCCCCGCCCCGGTCACGCAAACCAAGTGCTTCTCGTCGCCATTACCGCCGGCCGCTTTGGAGCTGGACTGCATGGTGATGGTCGACAGTGGTGGTTGTCCGTCGTCGATGCTGAATTGGGCGCAAGCATGGCGTGTATATATAGAACGAGACATGAGTACAACAATAACTATTAAGACGAGACGTGCGCCGTTGCGTATCTCGACTAATTTTATTTTTTGCACGCGGACGTGATTCACGTTGAGCCCCTAACGTGATCGATCCAACCTGAAATCATACTCATGCATCGACTTCGCGTGACCGTGTCATGTCATGTCCAGGCCAGAGACGTGCCGCCGCGCTTAGAGTCAACTGAGGGGCTGAGATTTCCGTTGACTAGATGATATCCTGCGCATTGCTGCAGAAATTCTTAGTCCTATGCGTATGCGAATACATAAATTGAAGAAATTTGTTTGCATGTTGGGTTTCTTATATAGCATTAAAAAAACTGCCCTGTGGACAATACTTGGTGTATAGTTGTAAAGATGGCAGTGTATCATTTTTttttacagttttgctagaactcatctagatgagatttaatttggtctcattcaccttttatagccattggatgtggtgctataagatgcgtgtgtgctgacgtgggttgtatccgTTCTTGTTTttcagatgaatgagaccaaattacgtctcatctagatgagttctaggtactcccctTTTTTAACTAAATACAGTGATATGACAGAAATAATCTCATAGGTTTTACATAAGTCTAATGTTTATTAAAAATAAAGAACATGGATTTGAAATGGAGATGCCTTGAAAGGATATGTACATATTGCCATTTTGAGATACTTCTGTATTATGTGAGACTTGTTGTAAATCAATCTTCTGCACATCGGTACGTAGTTCTACATACGATAGCCAAGTAGTTCAAACCAGCCAGTgtaaaaatagttgttacattaaaTAGATGTATCTTCTCATAACCATGCAGCAAGTACCCATCAAGAAATAGTCATCATTATATTCTCACAGTATCCAATCTAATTCGAAGATAGATGGtgctaaaaaggaaaaaaaaacaactTCACACAGTAGAGCATATATGCTTTGAGTAAACATGTGAACAATCCAAATttaaaatgaatttcttgattacaTAACATATTATCTTATATCTGCGAAAACGTAACTGGAGAGGTTAGTACAAATATGCAATAAAACAAGCTACTTGCCAAATTTCTTAAAGATATTTCTGCAGCCTGATGCCGTACttctttccttgtactaccaacgcCTTCACCCaacctaattaaatgaagcaagctcaagaacactaaaggaGACAATAACAAAATTTTGCAGACCAATCCGCTTAGAGGACAGGAGTTAGCGGGGAAGGGAGGGGAGgcggggaggggcgcaccagatcGGACGTCTTGATGAGGCCCTCCAGGCGGGAGTTGTTCATGATGTTGAGGCAGGGGAAGGAGATGCAGCCGGCGAGGTGGGGCGGGGGTGGGTCGACGAGGTGGTCGACAGCGAGGACAGAGTGCGGGGTCTCGGCCATGAGCTTCTCACAGAGGTGGGAGGAGATGAACCCGTCGGCCCAGATCACGCAGATGGTGAGCAGCGCTACGAGCACGCCGTCCAGATCCAGCCTGCCGCCGTTGGCAGGCGTCGGTGTCGGTGGCGACATGGCCCGACGGTCGCGTGAGCCGATCCAGGTCGAAGGATGGTATTTTTCTGGAGAGGGGAGGAGAGGTTGCGTGCTCGGGATAGAAAGGCGTGTGGGGCTCGAGGTTCATCTCCCCTTTTCTTTCTTCTGAACGAAGGAAGGACGAGGCCCAAAGGCAGAACTCCCCTCGTTTCATTTCGTTGGCTAGAAACAGAAGGCCGGCCCCAGTCCAACTCGTTCTCCAATTGGCCAAGACGCACAATGCATCTTTGTCGATGTGGTATAGGCGAGCGCCCGCACCTTACGCGACTTTTATTGTGTTTAATGGGGCCAAAACATCAGATACTGCATTGCAAGCATTGATGATCTCCAGGCAATCAGATTCCTCAATTACTTTAGAGCATCCAATCTGCTGAGCTACTTGGAGGTCCCGTCGCACAGCTATTGCTTCCGCTGTAGCTACATCAGGAACCACTCCGAAAGGTTCTGCAACTCCCGCCAAAGCTTCACCCCTGCTGTTGCGAACAATGGCAGTCAGGGAGCCCGAACCGTCCTAAAAATGAAGATGCATCAGTGTTCAATTTATATGTTCCAAACAGCGCTTTTCTCACAGCGGGGTTTATCTGAAAGACTATGTTTCTACCTGTTTGAGAACGTTCTCATGAAATGTGGTTGATATATGTGTCAGGCGTGACTAAGGCGACGCTGGACCGGGATTGTGTCATGTCTGTTAGAGTTCCATTACACACATGACCTTTCGTTAATTAGCACATGCTAATTTACGAAACATCATTAGCGGTCATCCATCGAACGAACAGCTGTACGGACATGTCTTTTTCATCTCTCTCATAATTGTGACCAACACATCTTTGAGATGCCTCTTCCAGATGAATGTATATATTTGAGAAAAAGAAATCGAGACTGTTTGTTCATTCCATTTTCTCTGTTAACATGTTGTCATTGGTGATGCACTACTTGGGAAAGTCTTATAGGTAGAGTCACATTAGtggtgggtgatacgtccattttgcatcatgctttttgttggggaacgtaataatttcaaaaaaattcttatgcacacgcaagatcatggtgatgcatagcaacgagaggggagagtgttgtctacgtaccctcgtagaccgatagcggaagcgttatgacaacgtggttgatgtagttgtacgtcttcacggcccgatcgatcaagcaccgaaactacggcacctccgagttctagcacacgttcagctcgatgacgatccccggactccgatccagcaaagagtcggggaagagttccgtcagcacgacggcatggtgacgatcttgatgttctaccgtcgcagggcttcgcctaagcaccgctacaatattattgaggaatatggtggaggggggcactgcacacggttaagagaacgatcacgaagatcaacttgtgtgtctagaggtgcccccctgcccccgtatataaaggagaaaggggaggggcggccggccaggaggaggcgcgccagggaggagtcctactcctaccgggagtaggactccctccttttccttgtccaagtaggagagggggaaggaagggagagaggagaggaaggaaagggggggggcgccgcccccctccttgtccaattcgaactagaaggggagggggcgcgcggcctgccctggccgcccctcctcttctccactttaggcccatgtggtccattaacccccggggggttccggtaaccccccggtactccggttttatccgaaacttttccggaatacttccggtgtccgaatatagtcgtccaatatatcaattttatgtctcgaccattttgagactcctcgtcatgtccgtgatcacatccgggactccgaactaacttcggtacatcaaaactaataaactcataatataactatcatcgaaaccttaagcgtgcggaccctacgggttcgagaacaatgtagacatgaccgagacacgtctccggtcaataaccaatagcggaaccttgatgctcatattggctcccacatattctacgaagatcttttatcggtcagaccgcataacaacatacgttgttccctttgtcatcggtatgttacttgcccgagattcgatcgtcgatatctcaatacctagttcaatctcgttgccggcaagtctctttactcg from Triticum dicoccoides isolate Atlit2015 ecotype Zavitan chromosome 6A, WEW_v2.0, whole genome shotgun sequence encodes:
- the LOC119314624 gene encoding UDP-D-apiose/UDP-D-xylose synthase-like translates to MSPPTPTPANGGRLDLDGVLVALLTICVIWADGFISSHLCEKLMAETPHSVLAVDHLVDPPPPHLAGCISFPCLNIMNNSRLEGLIKTSDLVG